The following proteins are encoded in a genomic region of Sparus aurata chromosome 23, fSpaAur1.1, whole genome shotgun sequence:
- the mpp3a gene encoding MAGUK p55 subfamily member 3 isoform X3, with the protein MKEAMPVLTAGAGLHETLALLTSQLRPDANHKEDMVFLKDVFSERSLGYLMKIHEKLRQYERQSPTPVLHSASSLAEDVAEELQSGPMSTEEKELLHLLTSPHLKAVLSVHDTVAQKNFDPVLPPLPDDFEEELEEESVKIVRLVKNKEPLGATIRRDEATGAVIVARIMRGGAADRSGLVHVGDELREVNGVSVIHKRPDEISQLLSQSQGSITLKIIPAIKEEDRLKESKVYVRALFDYIPLEDKATPCQEAGLPFKRGDILQVVTQDDPTWWQAKRVGDSNLRAGLVPSKQFQERRLAYRMKMGTLPNPKSPKKPVYDQGCDKEDCDCEGYFNGQYIAGLRRSFRLSRKDRQGSSGEGSDPGDPDFMTYEEVTRYQQKPHERPRLVVLIGSLGARINELKQRVIAENPHRFAVAVPHTTRPKKPHEKEGVEYHFVTKQQFDADALNNKFIEHGEYKENQYGTSIEAIRSVQAKNKMCVVDVQPEALKRLRTAEFKPYVIFVKPRVPESRRRRSAATSPGGGDHGRVTDEDLQEMRQSAIQIDQQYGHLVDRVLIKEDSASACAELRGILERLERESFWVPVCWVRSQT; encoded by the exons ATGAAAGAAGCCATGCCAGTCCTCACAGCAGGAGCGG GGCTGCACGAGACGTTGGCCCTGCTGACCTCTCAGCTGCGTCCCGATGCCAATCACAAAGAGGACATGGTCTTCCTCAAGGATGTCTTCAGTGAGAGGAGCTTGGGATACCTCATGAAG ATTCATGAGAAGTTGCGACAGTACGAGAGGCAGAGTCCAACGCCCGTCCTCCACAGTGCCTCATCTCTGGCAGAGGAT GTGGcggaggagctgcagagcgGACCAATGAGCACGGAGGAGAAGGAGCTGCTGCACCTGCTGACGTCGCCACATCTCAAG GCCGTTCTCTCGGTGCACGACACCGTGGCTCAGAAGAACTTTGACCCCGTGCTGCCGCCGCTGCCGGACGACTtcgaggaggagctggaggaagagtCGGTGAAGATTGTCAGGCTGGTGAAGAACAAGGAGCCTCTG GGAGCCACCATCAGGCGGGATGAGGCCACTGGGGCGGTGATCGTGGCTCGGATCATGAGAGGAGGGGCAGCTGACCGAAGTG GTTTGGTCCATGTTGGAGATGAACTCAGGGAGGTCAACGGAGTCTCTGTGATCCACAAGAGGCCCGATGAGATCAGTCAGCTGCTG TCCCAGTCCCAGGGCTCCATCACTCTAAAGATAATCCCTGCCATCAAAGAAGAGGACCGCCTGAAGGAGAGCAAG GTGTACGTGAGAGCCTTGTTCGACTACATCCCGTTGGAAGACAAGGCGACGCCCTGTCAAGAAGCAGGACTTCCCTTCAAGCGGGGAGACATCCTGCAGGTCGTCACCCAGGACGACCCCACGTGGTGGCAGGCCAAGCGTGTGGGAGACAGCAACCTGCGGGCCGGACTCGTCCCTTCCAAACAGTTCCAGGAGAG GCGACTGGCCTACAGGATGAAAATGGGCACACTCCCGAATCCAAAATCCCCTAAAAAGCCTGTCT ACGACCAAGGATGTGATAAAG AGGACTGTGACTGTGAGGGCTATTTCAATGGACAGTACATAG CTGGTTTACGGAGGAGTTTCCGACTGAGTCGTAAAGACAGGCAAGGGTCCTCTGGAGAGGGCTCCGATCCCGGAGACCCCGATTTCATGACTTACGAAGAGGTGACCCGCTACCAGCAGAAGCCCCATGAGAGACCCCGCCTAGTGGTTCTGATTG GTTCCCTCGGAGCACGAATCAATGAACTCAAACAGCGGGTGATTGCTGAAAACCCACATCGTTTTGCAGTGGCTGTGCCAC ACACAACCAGGCCCAAGAAGCCTCATGAGAAGGAGGGAGTGGAGTACCACTTTGTCACCAAACAGCAATTTGATGCAGACGCTTTAAACAACAA GTTCATAGAGCACGGGGAATACAAGGAGAACCAGTACGGCACAAGTATAGAGGCCATCCGCTCCGTGCAGGCCAAGAATAAGATGTGTGTCGTGGACGTGCAGCCTGAG GCGCTGAAGAGGCTGCGGACAGCGGAGTTCAAGCCCTATGTAATATTTGTCAAGCCTCGTGTCCCTGAGAGCAGACGTCGCCGCAGCGCCGCCACCTCACCAGGAGGGGGAGATCACGGCCGCGTTACA GACGAAGACCTCCAAGAGATGCGTCAGTCCGCCATCCAGATCGACCAGCAGTATGGACACCTGGTGGACCGAGTCCTAATCAAGGAGGACTCAGCCAGTGCCTGTGCAGAACTGCGAGGTATCTTGGAAAGGCTGGAGCGAGAGTCCTTCTGGGTGCCTGTCTGCTGGGTGCGGAGTCAGACTTAA
- the mpp3a gene encoding MAGUK p55 subfamily member 3 isoform X4, with protein MKEAMPVLTAGAGLHETLALLTSQLRPDANHKEDMVFLKDVFSERSLGYLMKIHEKLRQYERQSPTPVLHSASSLAEDVAEELQSGPMSTEEKELLHLLTSPHLKAVLSVHDTVAQKNFDPVLPPLPDDFEEELEEESVKIVRLVKNKEPLGATIRRDEATGAVIVARIMRGGAADRSGLVHVGDELREVNGVSVIHKRPDEISQLLSQSQGSITLKIIPAIKEEDRLKESKVYVRALFDYIPLEDKATPCQEAGLPFKRGDILQVVTQDDPTWWQAKRVGDSNLRAGLVPSKQFQERRLAYRMKMGTLPNPKSPKKPVYDQGCDKAGLRRSFRLSRKDRQGSSGEGSDPGDPDFMTYEEVTRYQQKPHERPRLVVLIGSLGARINELKQRVIAENPHRFAVAVPHTTRPKKPHEKEGVEYHFVTKQQFDADALNNKFIEHGEYKENQYGTSIEAIRSVQAKNKMCVVDVQPEALKRLRTAEFKPYVIFVKPRVPESRRRRSAATSPGGGDHGRVTDEDLQEMRQSAIQIDQQYGHLVDRVLIKEDSASACAELRGILERLERESFWVPVCWVRSQT; from the exons ATGAAAGAAGCCATGCCAGTCCTCACAGCAGGAGCGG GGCTGCACGAGACGTTGGCCCTGCTGACCTCTCAGCTGCGTCCCGATGCCAATCACAAAGAGGACATGGTCTTCCTCAAGGATGTCTTCAGTGAGAGGAGCTTGGGATACCTCATGAAG ATTCATGAGAAGTTGCGACAGTACGAGAGGCAGAGTCCAACGCCCGTCCTCCACAGTGCCTCATCTCTGGCAGAGGAT GTGGcggaggagctgcagagcgGACCAATGAGCACGGAGGAGAAGGAGCTGCTGCACCTGCTGACGTCGCCACATCTCAAG GCCGTTCTCTCGGTGCACGACACCGTGGCTCAGAAGAACTTTGACCCCGTGCTGCCGCCGCTGCCGGACGACTtcgaggaggagctggaggaagagtCGGTGAAGATTGTCAGGCTGGTGAAGAACAAGGAGCCTCTG GGAGCCACCATCAGGCGGGATGAGGCCACTGGGGCGGTGATCGTGGCTCGGATCATGAGAGGAGGGGCAGCTGACCGAAGTG GTTTGGTCCATGTTGGAGATGAACTCAGGGAGGTCAACGGAGTCTCTGTGATCCACAAGAGGCCCGATGAGATCAGTCAGCTGCTG TCCCAGTCCCAGGGCTCCATCACTCTAAAGATAATCCCTGCCATCAAAGAAGAGGACCGCCTGAAGGAGAGCAAG GTGTACGTGAGAGCCTTGTTCGACTACATCCCGTTGGAAGACAAGGCGACGCCCTGTCAAGAAGCAGGACTTCCCTTCAAGCGGGGAGACATCCTGCAGGTCGTCACCCAGGACGACCCCACGTGGTGGCAGGCCAAGCGTGTGGGAGACAGCAACCTGCGGGCCGGACTCGTCCCTTCCAAACAGTTCCAGGAGAG GCGACTGGCCTACAGGATGAAAATGGGCACACTCCCGAATCCAAAATCCCCTAAAAAGCCTGTCT ACGACCAAGGATGTGATAAAG CTGGTTTACGGAGGAGTTTCCGACTGAGTCGTAAAGACAGGCAAGGGTCCTCTGGAGAGGGCTCCGATCCCGGAGACCCCGATTTCATGACTTACGAAGAGGTGACCCGCTACCAGCAGAAGCCCCATGAGAGACCCCGCCTAGTGGTTCTGATTG GTTCCCTCGGAGCACGAATCAATGAACTCAAACAGCGGGTGATTGCTGAAAACCCACATCGTTTTGCAGTGGCTGTGCCAC ACACAACCAGGCCCAAGAAGCCTCATGAGAAGGAGGGAGTGGAGTACCACTTTGTCACCAAACAGCAATTTGATGCAGACGCTTTAAACAACAA GTTCATAGAGCACGGGGAATACAAGGAGAACCAGTACGGCACAAGTATAGAGGCCATCCGCTCCGTGCAGGCCAAGAATAAGATGTGTGTCGTGGACGTGCAGCCTGAG GCGCTGAAGAGGCTGCGGACAGCGGAGTTCAAGCCCTATGTAATATTTGTCAAGCCTCGTGTCCCTGAGAGCAGACGTCGCCGCAGCGCCGCCACCTCACCAGGAGGGGGAGATCACGGCCGCGTTACA GACGAAGACCTCCAAGAGATGCGTCAGTCCGCCATCCAGATCGACCAGCAGTATGGACACCTGGTGGACCGAGTCCTAATCAAGGAGGACTCAGCCAGTGCCTGTGCAGAACTGCGAGGTATCTTGGAAAGGCTGGAGCGAGAGTCCTTCTGGGTGCCTGTCTGCTGGGTGCGGAGTCAGACTTAA
- the mpp3a gene encoding MAGUK p55 subfamily member 3 isoform X1 yields the protein MKEAMPVLTAGAGLHETLALLTSQLRPDANHKEDMVFLKDVFSERSLGYLMKIHEKLRQYERQSPTPVLHSASSLAEDVAEELQSGPMSTEEKELLHLLTSPHLKAVLSVHDTVAQKNFDPVLPPLPDDFEEELEEESVKIVRLVKNKEPLGATIRRDEATGAVIVARIMRGGAADRSGLVHVGDELREVNGVSVIHKRPDEISQLLSQSQGSITLKIIPAIKEEDRLKESKVYVRALFDYIPLEDKATPCQEAGLPFKRGDILQVVTQDDPTWWQAKRVGDSNLRAGLVPSKQFQERRLAYRMKMGTLPNPKSPKKPVYDQGCDKEDCDCEGYFNGQYIVSPKCKAVAPSCGQVFSWEFYSAGLRRSFRLSRKDRQGSSGEGSDPGDPDFMTYEEVTRYQQKPHERPRLVVLIGSLGARINELKQRVIAENPHRFAVAVPHTTRPKKPHEKEGVEYHFVTKQQFDADALNNKFIEHGEYKENQYGTSIEAIRSVQAKNKMCVVDVQPEALKRLRTAEFKPYVIFVKPRVPESRRRRSAATSPGGGDHGRVTDEDLQEMRQSAIQIDQQYGHLVDRVLIKEDSASACAELRGILERLERESFWVPVCWVRSQT from the exons ATGAAAGAAGCCATGCCAGTCCTCACAGCAGGAGCGG GGCTGCACGAGACGTTGGCCCTGCTGACCTCTCAGCTGCGTCCCGATGCCAATCACAAAGAGGACATGGTCTTCCTCAAGGATGTCTTCAGTGAGAGGAGCTTGGGATACCTCATGAAG ATTCATGAGAAGTTGCGACAGTACGAGAGGCAGAGTCCAACGCCCGTCCTCCACAGTGCCTCATCTCTGGCAGAGGAT GTGGcggaggagctgcagagcgGACCAATGAGCACGGAGGAGAAGGAGCTGCTGCACCTGCTGACGTCGCCACATCTCAAG GCCGTTCTCTCGGTGCACGACACCGTGGCTCAGAAGAACTTTGACCCCGTGCTGCCGCCGCTGCCGGACGACTtcgaggaggagctggaggaagagtCGGTGAAGATTGTCAGGCTGGTGAAGAACAAGGAGCCTCTG GGAGCCACCATCAGGCGGGATGAGGCCACTGGGGCGGTGATCGTGGCTCGGATCATGAGAGGAGGGGCAGCTGACCGAAGTG GTTTGGTCCATGTTGGAGATGAACTCAGGGAGGTCAACGGAGTCTCTGTGATCCACAAGAGGCCCGATGAGATCAGTCAGCTGCTG TCCCAGTCCCAGGGCTCCATCACTCTAAAGATAATCCCTGCCATCAAAGAAGAGGACCGCCTGAAGGAGAGCAAG GTGTACGTGAGAGCCTTGTTCGACTACATCCCGTTGGAAGACAAGGCGACGCCCTGTCAAGAAGCAGGACTTCCCTTCAAGCGGGGAGACATCCTGCAGGTCGTCACCCAGGACGACCCCACGTGGTGGCAGGCCAAGCGTGTGGGAGACAGCAACCTGCGGGCCGGACTCGTCCCTTCCAAACAGTTCCAGGAGAG GCGACTGGCCTACAGGATGAAAATGGGCACACTCCCGAATCCAAAATCCCCTAAAAAGCCTGTCT ACGACCAAGGATGTGATAAAG AGGACTGTGACTGTGAGGGCTATTTCAATGGACAGTACATAG TCTCTCCTAAGTGTAAAGCAGTGGCGCCCTCCTGTGGCCAGGTGTTTTCCTGGGAATTTTATTCAG CTGGTTTACGGAGGAGTTTCCGACTGAGTCGTAAAGACAGGCAAGGGTCCTCTGGAGAGGGCTCCGATCCCGGAGACCCCGATTTCATGACTTACGAAGAGGTGACCCGCTACCAGCAGAAGCCCCATGAGAGACCCCGCCTAGTGGTTCTGATTG GTTCCCTCGGAGCACGAATCAATGAACTCAAACAGCGGGTGATTGCTGAAAACCCACATCGTTTTGCAGTGGCTGTGCCAC ACACAACCAGGCCCAAGAAGCCTCATGAGAAGGAGGGAGTGGAGTACCACTTTGTCACCAAACAGCAATTTGATGCAGACGCTTTAAACAACAA GTTCATAGAGCACGGGGAATACAAGGAGAACCAGTACGGCACAAGTATAGAGGCCATCCGCTCCGTGCAGGCCAAGAATAAGATGTGTGTCGTGGACGTGCAGCCTGAG GCGCTGAAGAGGCTGCGGACAGCGGAGTTCAAGCCCTATGTAATATTTGTCAAGCCTCGTGTCCCTGAGAGCAGACGTCGCCGCAGCGCCGCCACCTCACCAGGAGGGGGAGATCACGGCCGCGTTACA GACGAAGACCTCCAAGAGATGCGTCAGTCCGCCATCCAGATCGACCAGCAGTATGGACACCTGGTGGACCGAGTCCTAATCAAGGAGGACTCAGCCAGTGCCTGTGCAGAACTGCGAGGTATCTTGGAAAGGCTGGAGCGAGAGTCCTTCTGGGTGCCTGTCTGCTGGGTGCGGAGTCAGACTTAA
- the mpp3a gene encoding MAGUK p55 subfamily member 3 isoform X2 — MKEAMPVLTAGAGLHETLALLTSQLRPDANHKEDMVFLKDVFSERSLGYLMKIHEKLRQYERQSPTPVLHSASSLAEDVAEELQSGPMSTEEKELLHLLTSPHLKAVLSVHDTVAQKNFDPVLPPLPDDFEEELEEESVKIVRLVKNKEPLGATIRRDEATGAVIVARIMRGGAADRSGLVHVGDELREVNGVSVIHKRPDEISQLLSQSQGSITLKIIPAIKEEDRLKESKVYVRALFDYIPLEDKATPCQEAGLPFKRGDILQVVTQDDPTWWQAKRVGDSNLRAGLVPSKQFQERRLAYRMKMGTLPNPKSPKKPVYDQGCDKVSPKCKAVAPSCGQVFSWEFYSAGLRRSFRLSRKDRQGSSGEGSDPGDPDFMTYEEVTRYQQKPHERPRLVVLIGSLGARINELKQRVIAENPHRFAVAVPHTTRPKKPHEKEGVEYHFVTKQQFDADALNNKFIEHGEYKENQYGTSIEAIRSVQAKNKMCVVDVQPEALKRLRTAEFKPYVIFVKPRVPESRRRRSAATSPGGGDHGRVTDEDLQEMRQSAIQIDQQYGHLVDRVLIKEDSASACAELRGILERLERESFWVPVCWVRSQT; from the exons ATGAAAGAAGCCATGCCAGTCCTCACAGCAGGAGCGG GGCTGCACGAGACGTTGGCCCTGCTGACCTCTCAGCTGCGTCCCGATGCCAATCACAAAGAGGACATGGTCTTCCTCAAGGATGTCTTCAGTGAGAGGAGCTTGGGATACCTCATGAAG ATTCATGAGAAGTTGCGACAGTACGAGAGGCAGAGTCCAACGCCCGTCCTCCACAGTGCCTCATCTCTGGCAGAGGAT GTGGcggaggagctgcagagcgGACCAATGAGCACGGAGGAGAAGGAGCTGCTGCACCTGCTGACGTCGCCACATCTCAAG GCCGTTCTCTCGGTGCACGACACCGTGGCTCAGAAGAACTTTGACCCCGTGCTGCCGCCGCTGCCGGACGACTtcgaggaggagctggaggaagagtCGGTGAAGATTGTCAGGCTGGTGAAGAACAAGGAGCCTCTG GGAGCCACCATCAGGCGGGATGAGGCCACTGGGGCGGTGATCGTGGCTCGGATCATGAGAGGAGGGGCAGCTGACCGAAGTG GTTTGGTCCATGTTGGAGATGAACTCAGGGAGGTCAACGGAGTCTCTGTGATCCACAAGAGGCCCGATGAGATCAGTCAGCTGCTG TCCCAGTCCCAGGGCTCCATCACTCTAAAGATAATCCCTGCCATCAAAGAAGAGGACCGCCTGAAGGAGAGCAAG GTGTACGTGAGAGCCTTGTTCGACTACATCCCGTTGGAAGACAAGGCGACGCCCTGTCAAGAAGCAGGACTTCCCTTCAAGCGGGGAGACATCCTGCAGGTCGTCACCCAGGACGACCCCACGTGGTGGCAGGCCAAGCGTGTGGGAGACAGCAACCTGCGGGCCGGACTCGTCCCTTCCAAACAGTTCCAGGAGAG GCGACTGGCCTACAGGATGAAAATGGGCACACTCCCGAATCCAAAATCCCCTAAAAAGCCTGTCT ACGACCAAGGATGTGATAAAG TCTCTCCTAAGTGTAAAGCAGTGGCGCCCTCCTGTGGCCAGGTGTTTTCCTGGGAATTTTATTCAG CTGGTTTACGGAGGAGTTTCCGACTGAGTCGTAAAGACAGGCAAGGGTCCTCTGGAGAGGGCTCCGATCCCGGAGACCCCGATTTCATGACTTACGAAGAGGTGACCCGCTACCAGCAGAAGCCCCATGAGAGACCCCGCCTAGTGGTTCTGATTG GTTCCCTCGGAGCACGAATCAATGAACTCAAACAGCGGGTGATTGCTGAAAACCCACATCGTTTTGCAGTGGCTGTGCCAC ACACAACCAGGCCCAAGAAGCCTCATGAGAAGGAGGGAGTGGAGTACCACTTTGTCACCAAACAGCAATTTGATGCAGACGCTTTAAACAACAA GTTCATAGAGCACGGGGAATACAAGGAGAACCAGTACGGCACAAGTATAGAGGCCATCCGCTCCGTGCAGGCCAAGAATAAGATGTGTGTCGTGGACGTGCAGCCTGAG GCGCTGAAGAGGCTGCGGACAGCGGAGTTCAAGCCCTATGTAATATTTGTCAAGCCTCGTGTCCCTGAGAGCAGACGTCGCCGCAGCGCCGCCACCTCACCAGGAGGGGGAGATCACGGCCGCGTTACA GACGAAGACCTCCAAGAGATGCGTCAGTCCGCCATCCAGATCGACCAGCAGTATGGACACCTGGTGGACCGAGTCCTAATCAAGGAGGACTCAGCCAGTGCCTGTGCAGAACTGCGAGGTATCTTGGAAAGGCTGGAGCGAGAGTCCTTCTGGGTGCCTGTCTGCTGGGTGCGGAGTCAGACTTAA